The genomic DNA ctaactgggtatggggtttgGGTGTGTAACAGCTGACAGGGTCGGTTCAAGGATGAAAACTGGGTACAGGGTTGGTGTCTGGACAGCAGGTATGCCCAGTTGTAGTTCGCAAACTGGAAACATTGATGGAGTATGGACAGTAGGGAGGGCCAGTTCAAATGCGCTCACAGGGTACAGGGTTGGtttgtggacagcaggcagggccagatGAAGAGCATAAACTGGATACAGTGATGGGGTCTGGACAGCAGACAGGGCCATTTCAAGTGCACTCAGGGGATATGGGGTTAGAGTGTAGACAGCTGACATTGCTGGTTCAAGAGCGACAATTGGGTGCAAGATTGCCATGTGGACAGCATTTAGGGCCAGTTCAAGAGCATAAACTGGATACAGTGATGGGGTATGGACAGTAGACAGGGGCAGTTTAAGTGCACTCAGTGGGTACGGGGTTAGGGTGTAGACAGCTGACATTGCCAGTTCAAGAGCGACAATTGGGTATGAGGTTGGTGT from Gigantopelta aegis isolate Gae_Host unplaced genomic scaffold, Gae_host_genome ctg8240_pilon_pilon:::debris, whole genome shotgun sequence includes the following:
- the LOC121366996 gene encoding uncharacterized protein LOC121366996, which encodes MLELALPTVHAPTPYPVFAAEQSMSAVYTPTPYPISCLELALPLVHNPTLYPVLVFELALRAVHIPSLYPLYALELSLHTAYTLSLYPVYALELALQAVDTPTSYPIVALELAMSAVYTLTPYPLSALKLPLSTVHTPSLYPVYALELALNAVHMAILHPIVALEPAMSAVYTLTPYPLSALEMALSAVQTPSLYPVYALHLALPAVHKPTLYPVSAFELALPTVHTPSMFPVCELQLGIPAVQTPTLYPVFILEPTLSAVTHPNPIPS